Proteins from a single region of Phyllopteryx taeniolatus isolate TA_2022b chromosome 10, UOR_Ptae_1.2, whole genome shotgun sequence:
- the LOC133485249 gene encoding snRNA-activating protein complex subunit 1-like, which yields MAFPLSVRGHFRKLLQSHLSLPHDRSTMPRVPSIYADTFYEPLTDDVEALLGRFQHGDSIRLERFTALWRDAGFSDVFLGIAGRSEMRRFCRVTLATAVKYFLPPYCYQVRVGGLYLMHAFYHMQLAVPPVRIRLALRDWDDVEKFLRDSVAYGHLDVLYVYRKLVSGKAVDYTAMPHSLVFQRPKKAKGQQVCAGMLARATAVKELLTEDYLEEVANVQSHYRKMKNDLSEVRLQATMTHADFASRLKDTLSEFLTWQQKTFNPTKDGRKDEEESTEGGACRSRATLLASIKKRGYGHEQGGSKSKRCRQEAAADSSGSGPEWQGPNKTARPLSLRARTLKTLGKNAEKS from the exons ATGGCTTTTCCCTTATCGGTCCGCGGCCATTTTCGGAAATTGCTCCAAAGTCATCTTTCCCTTCCCCACGATCGGTCCACGATGCCTCGCGTGCCTTCCATATACGCCGACACCTTCTACGAGCCTCTGACCGACGACGTGGAGGCTCTCCTCGGCCGCTTCCAACACGGCGACTCGATCCGCCTGGAGCGCTTCACGGCCCTGTGGAGGGACGCCGGCTTCTCGGACGTCTTCCTGGGCATCGCCGGCAGGAGCGAGATGAGGAGATTCTGCCGGGTGACCCTGGCCACGGCCGTCAAGTACTTCCTGCCGCCTTACTGCTACCAGGTTCGGGTCGGGGGGCTGTACCTGATGCACGCCTTCTACCACATGCAGCTCGCCGTTCCCCCGGTGCGGATCCGCCTGGCTCTGCGGGACTGGGACGACGTGGAGAAGTTCTTGCGGGACTCGGTCGCCTACGGCCACTTGGACGTGCTTTATGTCTACCGGAAGCTGGTCTCCGGCAAGGCGGTGGACTACACCGCCATGCCGCATTCGCTCGTCTTCCAGCGGCCGAAGAAGGCCAAGGGGCAGCAGGTGTGCGCCGGCATGCTGGCCAGGGCCACCGCGGTCAAGGAGCTGCTCACGGAGGACTACCTGGAGGAGGTCGCCAACGTCCAGAGCCACTACCGCAAGATGAAGAACGACCTGTCGGAG GTCCGCCTCCAGGCCACCATGACCCATGCAGACTTTGCCTCACGCCTTAAAGACACTTTGAGCGAGTTCCTCACATGGCAGCAGAAGACTTTCAACCCAACCAAAGACGGCCGTAAGGATGAGGAGGAGTCCACTGAAGGGGGGGCCTGCCGTAGCCGGGCCACCCTGCTGGCCTCCATCAAGAAGCGGGGCTATGGCCACGAGCAGGGGGGCTCCAAGTCCAAGAGGTGCCGCCAAGAGGCGGCGGCGGATTCGTCCGGCTCGGGGCCCGAGTGGCAGGGTCCCAACAAGACGGCCAGGCCCCTGTCACTGAGGGCCCGCACCTTGAAGACTCTCGGAAAGAACGCAGAGAAGTCATAG